TAAAAAGGGTGGCGTGGAAAGTGCCTTCGATATTTTTGTGGATGTACCTGACCGTGAGGACGTTATCCTTAGCATTATGGAATTGTTGCGAGGAACGTCTTTGGTTAACCTTCGTATCAATGAAGAAAATCGTGAGGATATTCATGGTATCCTTCAAATTACTTTTAAAAATGAAAAAGATCGTAAACATGCTAAGACTGTTATTGAAGCCAATACAGACTATCATGTGGTGATCGCATAGGAGAATAAAATGAGAAATATTTATGATTTAGCAAATGAGTTGGAACGTGGCATCCGTGCCCTTCCTGAGTACAAAAACTTGGTAGAGAAAAAAGAAGCGATTGCAACTGATGCTGAGGCTAGCGCTCTTTTCAAAGAGTTTACGGATTTCCAAGAGGATTTCTATGCTAAAATGCAGGCTGGTACAATGCCAACAGCAGAAGAACAAGCAGCTGTTCAAGAATTGGGTCAAAAGGTAGAAGCTAACGCCCTTTTGAAAGAATACTTGACTGCGCAACAAAGTCTGTCTGTTTATTTGAATGATATTGAACGTATCATCTTCAAACCTTTGCAAGAATTGAATAACTAATAAGGGAGGCCTTTGTCAATTGGCAGGACTTTTTCTGTATTAAAGGAGGTAAATTATGGCTCGTAAAATTGGAATTATTGGAATGGGAAATGTTGGTGCAGCGGTAGCTCATGGGGCTATTGCTCAGGGCTTAGCCGATAGTTATGTTTTTATTGATATTAATGAGAGGAAAGCTGAAGCAGATGCCCAGGATTTTAAGGATGCCATGGCCAATCTGGCCAACTATGCAAACATCGTGGTTAATGATTATGAAGCACTTAAAGATGCTGATGTTATCATCTCAGCTCTTGGAAATATTCAGCTACAGCACAATGCTGGTGAGGACCGTTTTGCTGAATTCCCATTTACCCGAGAGGCTGTTTATCAGGTTGCTCAGGAGTTAAAACAGTTGGATTTTAAAGGTATACTCTTGGTCATCTCAAATCCTGTAGATGCGGTGACAGCTCTCTATCAAGAATTCACAGGTTGGCCAAAGGAACGCGTGATTGGGACAGGGACTTTACTTGATACGGCTAGAATGAAGACAGCAGTGGGAGAGGTTCTGGAAGTTAATCCCAAATCAGTATCAGGCTACAATCTTGGGGAACATGGCAACTCTCAATTTACAGCATGGAGTCAGGTTAAGGTGAAAGGTCAAGATATTACAGCTTTAACGAGTGAAGAGGAGCGTCAAAATCTCTTTATGGCTTCCATGAAGGGGGGGCACAAGGTTTTTTATGGTAAGGGCTATACTTCATACGGTATTGCCAGTGCTGCCCTTCGTTTGGTGGCAATTATCCTCTCTGACGCTCAAGAAGAGGTGACAGTATCTAGCTATCAAGAAATCTATCAGACTTATCTTGGCTATCCAGTTATTTTAGGACGTCAAGGTGTGGAAGCTCCTGTCCACTTGACTTTGTCGGCTGAGGAAAAACATCTTTTGCAGGGCTCTGCTGACTTAATTCGGAACCGTGTTCAAGAGGCAGTTGCCTTTTTGAAAGAAAAGTATGGCAATACAATCGAGTGAATATTTTGACAATTCAGTATATGGTTGGGCTTTCAAATATGGTATAATGAGGATAACAATAAAATTTTTAGGAGTAACCTATGAAACTAGAAACCAAGGCTCAAGGTCTTCGTGGCAGCTTGCGTATCCCTGGTGACAAGTCCATCAGTCACCGTTCGATTATGTTCGGTAGTCTTGCCAAAGGCGTGACAACTGTTCGTGATATTTTACGAGGTGAAGACGTCCTCTCAACTATGCAGGTCTTTCGTGATTTAGGTGTGACTATTGAAGATGATGGTGATGTGGTACGTATTCACGGTGTTGGTTTTGACGGTCTCAAGGCTCCTCAAAACAAGCTGGATATGGGCAACTCTGGAACATCGATTCGTTTGATTTCAGGTGTACTTGCCGGTCAAGATTTTGATGTGGAAATGTTTGGGGATGACTCCCTTTCAAAACGCCCTATGGACCGTGTCAC
This region of Streptococcus thermophilus genomic DNA includes:
- a CDS encoding YlbF/YmcA family competence regulator, which translates into the protein MRNIYDLANELERGIRALPEYKNLVEKKEAIATDAEASALFKEFTDFQEDFYAKMQAGTMPTAEEQAAVQELGQKVEANALLKEYLTAQQSLSVYLNDIERIIFKPLQELNN
- a CDS encoding L-lactate dehydrogenase, with product MARKIGIIGMGNVGAAVAHGAIAQGLADSYVFIDINERKAEADAQDFKDAMANLANYANIVVNDYEALKDADVIISALGNIQLQHNAGEDRFAEFPFTREAVYQVAQELKQLDFKGILLVISNPVDAVTALYQEFTGWPKERVIGTGTLLDTARMKTAVGEVLEVNPKSVSGYNLGEHGNSQFTAWSQVKVKGQDITALTSEEERQNLFMASMKGGHKVFYGKGYTSYGIASAALRLVAIILSDAQEEVTVSSYQEIYQTYLGYPVILGRQGVEAPVHLTLSAEEKHLLQGSADLIRNRVQEAVAFLKEKYGNTIE